Proteins from a single region of Campylobacter sp. RM16704:
- the flgL gene encoding flagellar hook-associated protein FlgL has translation MRISNQYTFYTSIKNYTDGQSLLNKYNLQLQTGQIIQHSWENANIYINGSRLEYEMANIGQIIEGTKAAQEMAKNTDTALKNITELLEKFKTLLVKASSDGNSQTSREAIAKELKLIKESIVNIANTSINGQYLFAGSNTATKPFDKYGNYTGNKDNIFVVSGAGTQIPYNIPGWDLFFKPDSNENKLISTNVSFIDNRYDVMKNPEQKKYLDENSKFSYLIGQNYVQHGPLDPDKDFDYIDSKLPFPSSSMYIQGVRPDGTSFKATLNIGPEDKIGDVLENIGKLYGNTAGNKVVDVTMNDSGQIEIKNLKEGNSSLDFHAVAMTPQLQDAEEIKDLSAAAAAEGITMDQLADRIMQATHGGNLNNAVNPVTVTVNGQNFTMNIHTTDFIKSSINGNRTNGGDFDVPFEKDGNKVFGNVSQIIKGTSEYATESTKLSEVIANANGSMNGQKLEMNITSKSGQNYKVEIDLGNSMVSYVDPATGANINFPIIHSQYNEATGTSSGVQTRPEDITYGQLNDIISMFAADKAPTASISVGTGGTISNSDFQTIQTNISDSKDFIEVSMDYKGRITISDKFSTNTNIGLTIKDSNSNAGFPTTGGQVNSGSGFVFSANNSLTIDDPNVDLIKDLDEMIDAVLNGNMRADSEGKDPRNTGLQGALERIDHLQDHVRKMHTTIGSYTNTIEETNKRMTFLNVNVASIKSGVTDADYGQTYMQFMQTMISYQAMLSATSKISQISLLNYL, from the coding sequence ATGAGAATTAGTAATCAGTACACTTTTTATACTTCAATAAAAAATTACACAGATGGGCAATCTTTACTTAACAAGTATAATTTGCAATTACAAACAGGACAAATTATTCAGCATTCTTGGGAAAATGCAAATATCTATATTAATGGTTCAAGGTTAGAATATGAGATGGCTAATATAGGTCAAATTATAGAGGGAACTAAAGCAGCACAAGAAATGGCTAAAAATACAGATACAGCTTTAAAAAATATTACAGAGCTTTTAGAAAAATTTAAAACTCTTTTGGTAAAAGCATCTAGTGATGGGAATTCACAAACTTCAAGAGAAGCAATAGCTAAAGAATTAAAACTTATAAAAGAATCTATAGTAAATATTGCTAATACTAGTATAAATGGGCAATATTTATTTGCTGGATCAAATACAGCTACTAAACCTTTTGATAAATATGGAAATTATACTGGCAATAAAGATAATATTTTTGTTGTAAGTGGAGCTGGTACGCAAATACCATATAATATACCAGGTTGGGATTTATTCTTTAAGCCCGATTCTAATGAGAATAAGCTTATTTCTACTAATGTATCTTTTATAGATAATCGTTATGATGTTATGAAAAATCCTGAACAAAAAAAATATTTAGATGAAAATTCTAAATTTTCTTATTTAATAGGACAAAATTATGTTCAACATGGTCCTTTAGATCCTGATAAAGATTTTGATTATATAGATAGTAAATTACCTTTCCCAAGTTCATCTATGTATATTCAAGGTGTTAGACCTGATGGAACCAGTTTTAAAGCTACTTTGAATATAGGTCCTGAAGATAAAATAGGTGATGTCTTAGAGAATATAGGAAAATTATATGGCAATACCGCTGGCAATAAAGTTGTAGATGTTACTATGAATGATAGTGGGCAGATTGAAATAAAAAATTTAAAAGAAGGAAATAGCTCTTTAGATTTTCACGCTGTTGCTATGACTCCACAACTTCAGGATGCAGAAGAAATTAAAGATTTAAGTGCTGCAGCTGCAGCTGAAGGTATTACAATGGATCAGTTAGCTGATCGTATTATGCAAGCAACTCATGGTGGAAATTTAAATAATGCTGTAAATCCAGTCACTGTTACAGTTAATGGACAAAATTTCACTATGAATATTCATACAACAGATTTTATAAAAAGCAGTATTAATGGCAACAGGACTAATGGAGGTGATTTTGATGTGCCTTTTGAAAAAGATGGAAATAAAGTATTTGGAAATGTTTCGCAAATTATTAAAGGTACCAGCGAATATGCTACAGAAAGTACAAAATTAAGTGAAGTTATAGCTAATGCAAATGGAAGTATGAATGGTCAAAAGCTTGAAATGAATATCACTTCAAAAAGTGGTCAAAACTATAAAGTAGAAATTGATCTTGGAAATTCTATGGTCAGTTATGTTGATCCGGCAACTGGAGCAAATATAAATTTTCCAATAATACATTCTCAGTATAACGAAGCAACTGGAACTTCATCGGGCGTACAGACAAGACCTGAAGATATCACTTATGGACAGTTAAATGATATTATTAGTATGTTTGCGGCTGATAAAGCACCAACTGCAAGTATATCTGTAGGTACTGGTGGTACTATTAGTAATAGTGATTTCCAAACCATTCAAACAAATATTTCTGATTCTAAGGATTTTATAGAAGTAAGTATGGATTATAAAGGGCGTATTACTATTAGTGATAAATTTTCAACAAATACCAATATAGGATTAACTATTAAAGATTCTAATTCAAATGCAGGTTTTCCTACGACTGGAGGTCAAGTAAATAGTGGTTCTGGCTTTGTATTTAGTGCAAATAATTCACTAACAATAGATGATCCAAATGTTGATTTGATTAAAGATTTAGATGAAATGATTGATGCTGTTTTAAATGGCAATATGAGAGCTGATTCTGAAGGTAAAGATCCTAGAAATACAGGATTGCAAGGTGCATTAGAAAGAATAGATCATTTACAAGATCATGTAAGAAAAATGCATACAACCATAGGTTCATATACTAATACCATAGAAGAGACTAATAAAAGAATGACTTTCTTAAATGTTAATGTAGCTTCTATTAAAAGTGGAGTAACTGATGCTGATTATGGACAAACATATATGCAATTTATGCAAACTATGATTTCTTATCAAGCTATGCTTTCAGCCACTTCTAAAATTTCTCAGATTAGTTTATTAAACTACTTATAA
- a CDS encoding ArsR/SmtB family transcription factor gives MNGFLKITGAINDESRVMILAFLQKYGKLCVCDLQSSLNMSQSRLSRHLKILKDAGMLDVDRQGVWAYYGIKENINDFCKDILKNINKLSLEIPKLQRFSCECF, from the coding sequence ATGAATGGTTTTTTAAAAATTACAGGTGCGATTAATGATGAAAGCAGGGTTATGATTTTAGCATTTTTGCAAAAATACGGAAAACTTTGTGTTTGTGATTTGCAAAGTTCTTTAAATATGAGCCAGTCAAGACTTTCAAGGCATTTAAAGATTTTAAAAGATGCAGGAATGTTAGATGTGGATAGACAAGGTGTTTGGGCTTATTATGGTATAAAGGAAAATATCAATGATTTTTGCAAAGATATATTAAAAAATATAAACAAACTCTCATTAGAAATTCCAAAATTACAAAGATTTTCTTGTGAATGTTTTTAA
- the cas1 gene encoding type II CRISPR-associated endonuclease Cas1, translating into MAYDEAFKSVLIANQAKLSFELNHLVIKQDDKEVRIFLKDINFIILESLQVSITSSLLSALAKYKIILLTCDEYHNINGIFSPFLGHFISAKVAKRQIKVSLQRKAILWQKIIKNKILNQAYVLKITNHPKEAKELLNMAKNVNLNDSKNLESTAAALYFKTLFGKDFARNDICFINSGLNYGYAIIRSLIVRAVCISGLLPWQGIKHDNIYNDFNLCDDLIEVFRPLIDLSVFKLKDIKDSEFLDKETKQKLIGILQEEVILANKIFPLNRAINFYVQNFKNALLENDELMMVFYDRR; encoded by the coding sequence ATGGCTTATGATGAAGCTTTTAAAAGTGTATTGATTGCAAATCAAGCAAAACTAAGCTTTGAATTAAATCATCTTGTAATAAAACAAGATGATAAAGAGGTTAGAATTTTTCTAAAAGATATTAATTTTATTATATTAGAGTCTTTACAAGTAAGTATTACTTCTAGCTTACTTAGTGCTTTAGCTAAATATAAAATTATACTTTTAACTTGTGATGAATATCACAATATAAATGGAATTTTTTCTCCATTTTTAGGACATTTTATAAGTGCAAAAGTGGCTAAAAGACAAATTAAAGTAAGTTTGCAAAGAAAAGCAATTTTATGGCAAAAAATTATTAAAAACAAAATTTTAAATCAAGCTTATGTTTTAAAAATTACAAATCATCCCAAAGAAGCTAAAGAACTTTTAAATATGGCTAAAAATGTAAATTTAAATGACTCTAAAAACTTAGAATCAACTGCAGCTGCTTTATATTTTAAAACTTTATTTGGTAAAGATTTTGCAAGAAATGATATATGTTTTATAAATTCAGGATTAAATTATGGTTATGCTATTATAAGGTCGCTTATAGTTAGGGCTGTTTGTATAAGTGGGCTTTTACCATGGCAAGGAATAAAGCATGATAATATTTACAATGATTTTAATCTTTGTGATGATTTGATAGAAGTTTTTAGACCATTAATTGATTTGAGTGTATTTAAACTAAAAGATATAAAAGATAGTGAATTTTTAGATAAAGAAACAAAACAAAAGTTAATTGGTATTTTGCAAGAAGAAGTTATTCTTGCAAATAAAATTTTTCCTTTAAATAGAGCTATAAATTTTTATGTGCAAAATTTTAAAAATGCTTTATTAGAAAATGATGAACTTATGATGGTATTTTATGATAGAAGATAA
- the cas9 gene encoding type II CRISPR RNA-guided endonuclease Cas9 (Cas9, originally named Csn1, is the large, multifunctional signature protein of type II CRISPR/Cas systems. It is well known even to general audiences because its RNA-guided endonuclease activity has made it a popular tool for custom editing of eukaryotic genomes.): MKVIGFDIGINSIGWAFVENDELKDCGVRIFTKAENPKNKESLALPRRNARSSRKRLKRRKLRLIAMKHILAKELNLNYKDYIANDGELPKAYEGKLISPYELRYKALNQKLEAKDLVRVILHIAKHRGYMNKNDKKSNDAEKGKILSALKNNALKLEKYQSVGEYFYKEFFQKYKENTKDFIKIRNIKDNYNNCVLASDLEKELKLILEKQKEFGYSYSNDFIEEVIQVAFFQRPLKDFSHLVGTCTFFEEEKRACKNSYSAWEFVALTKIVNELKSLEKISGELISTQTINEILNYILDKGSITYKKFRSYINLYESIKFKSLKYDKDNAESAKLIDFRKLVEFKKALGEHYFNRQELDQISTYITLIKDNVKLKTALEKYNLSNEQINNLLEIEFNDHINLSFKALSMILPLMKEGKKYDEACEIANLKPKTTNQKQDFLPAFCNSIFVHELSNPIVNRAISEYRKVLNALLKKYGKVHKIHLELARDIGLSKKAREKIEKEQKENQAINTWALNECENMGIKANAKNILKLKLWKEQKEICIYSGKKISIEHLKDEKALEVDHIYPYSRSFDDSYMNKVLVFTKENQEKLNKTPFEAFGKNIEKWNKIQTLAQILPYKKKNKILDENFKDNQQQDFISRNLNDTRYIATLIAKYTKEYLNFLPLNENENINLKSGEKGSKIHIQTVNGMLTSVLRHTWGFDKKDRNNHLHHALDAIIVAYSTNSLIKAFSDFKKNQELLKAKLYAKELTNDNYIHQAKFFEPFEGFREKILNKIDEIFVSKPPRKRARGALHKETFYSEKKMIKKYNSKEGLNIALDCGKIRKIGTKYVENDTMVRVDIFKKQNKFYAIPIYTMDFALGILPNKIVVIGKDKNNNPKQWQEIDESYEFCFSLYKNDLILLQKKDMQEAEFAYYNGFDIDSSRINIKKHDNKFENLTSNQKLLFTNKEKNRTGIQNLKIFEKYIVTPLGNKIKADFQPRQNISLKSSKKNGL; this comes from the coding sequence ATGAAAGTTATAGGCTTTGATATAGGAATTAATTCCATAGGTTGGGCTTTTGTAGAAAACGATGAGTTAAAAGATTGTGGGGTTAGGATATTTACAAAAGCTGAAAATCCGAAAAACAAGGAATCTTTAGCCTTGCCTAGACGCAATGCAAGAAGTTCTAGAAAACGCCTTAAAAGAAGAAAATTAAGATTAATCGCTATGAAACATATTCTTGCTAAAGAATTAAATTTAAATTATAAAGATTATATAGCAAACGATGGAGAATTACCTAAAGCTTATGAAGGAAAATTAATAAGTCCTTATGAATTAAGATATAAAGCTTTAAATCAAAAATTAGAAGCTAAAGATTTAGTAAGAGTGATTTTGCATATAGCAAAACATCGTGGTTACATGAACAAAAACGACAAAAAATCAAACGACGCCGAAAAAGGAAAAATTTTAAGTGCTTTAAAAAATAATGCTTTAAAATTAGAAAAATATCAAAGCGTTGGAGAATATTTTTATAAAGAATTTTTCCAAAAATATAAAGAAAATACTAAAGATTTCATTAAAATTCGTAATATCAAAGATAATTATAATAATTGTGTTTTAGCAAGTGATTTGGAAAAAGAATTAAAGTTAATCTTAGAAAAACAAAAAGAATTTGGTTATAGTTATAGTAATGACTTTATCGAAGAAGTTATACAAGTTGCATTTTTTCAAAGACCATTAAAAGATTTTTCACACTTGGTAGGAACTTGTACTTTTTTTGAGGAAGAAAAGCGAGCTTGTAAAAATTCATATAGTGCTTGGGAATTTGTAGCTTTAACTAAGATTGTCAATGAATTAAAAAGCTTAGAAAAAATAAGTGGAGAGCTTATATCAACACAAACAATAAATGAAATTTTAAATTATATTTTAGACAAAGGAAGTATTACTTATAAAAAATTTAGATCTTATATCAATCTATATGAAAGCATTAAATTTAAAAGTCTTAAATATGATAAAGATAATGCAGAAAGTGCAAAATTAATTGACTTTAGAAAGTTAGTAGAATTTAAAAAAGCTTTAGGGGAACACTATTTTAACAGGCAAGAACTAGATCAAATATCTACATATATTACTTTAATAAAAGATAATGTCAAGCTAAAAACTGCTTTAGAAAAATATAATTTAAGCAATGAACAAATCAATAATTTACTAGAAATTGAATTTAACGATCATATTAATCTTAGTTTTAAAGCACTTAGCATGATACTTCCTTTAATGAAAGAAGGAAAAAAATATGATGAAGCGTGTGAAATTGCAAATTTAAAACCAAAAACAACTAATCAAAAGCAAGATTTCCTTCCAGCTTTTTGCAATAGTATATTCGTGCATGAGCTTAGCAATCCTATTGTTAATAGAGCTATAAGTGAGTATAGAAAAGTTTTAAATGCCTTGCTTAAAAAATATGGCAAAGTACACAAAATTCATTTAGAATTAGCAAGAGATATAGGACTTAGTAAGAAAGCAAGAGAAAAAATAGAAAAAGAACAAAAAGAAAATCAAGCAATCAATACATGGGCTTTAAACGAATGTGAGAATATGGGGATTAAAGCAAATGCCAAAAATATTTTAAAATTAAAACTATGGAAGGAACAAAAAGAAATTTGTATTTATAGTGGCAAGAAAATATCCATAGAACATTTAAAAGATGAAAAAGCTTTAGAAGTTGATCATATATATCCTTACTCAAGAAGTTTTGATGATTCATATATGAATAAGGTTTTAGTTTTTACTAAAGAAAATCAAGAAAAACTCAATAAAACACCTTTTGAAGCTTTTGGAAAAAATATTGAAAAATGGAATAAAATTCAAACATTAGCACAAATTCTTCCTTATAAAAAGAAGAATAAAATTTTAGATGAAAATTTTAAAGATAATCAACAACAAGATTTTATTAGTAGAAATTTAAATGATACAAGATATATTGCAACTTTAATAGCTAAATACACAAAAGAATATTTAAATTTTTTACCTTTAAATGAAAATGAAAATATAAATTTAAAAAGTGGAGAAAAAGGAAGTAAAATCCACATTCAAACTGTCAATGGTATGCTTACTTCAGTTTTAAGACACACTTGGGGTTTTGATAAAAAAGATAGAAATAATCATCTTCACCATGCACTTGATGCTATTATAGTTGCTTATAGCACAAATTCACTTATAAAAGCTTTTTCGGATTTTAAAAAAAATCAAGAACTTTTAAAAGCAAAGCTTTATGCTAAAGAACTTACAAATGATAATTATATACATCAAGCTAAATTTTTTGAACCTTTTGAAGGATTTAGAGAAAAAATTTTAAATAAAATTGATGAAATATTTGTTTCAAAACCACCTAGAAAAAGAGCAAGAGGTGCTTTACATAAAGAAACTTTTTATTCTGAAAAAAAAATGATTAAAAAATATAATTCTAAAGAAGGTTTAAATATAGCATTAGATTGTGGAAAAATAAGGAAAATAGGCACAAAATATGTTGAAAATGATACTATGGTAAGGGTTGATATCTTTAAAAAGCAAAACAAATTTTATGCCATACCTATTTATACTATGGATTTTGCTTTAGGAATTTTACCAAATAAAATAGTAGTTATTGGCAAAGATAAAAATAACAATCCAAAACAATGGCAAGAAATAGATGAAAGTTATGAATTTTGTTTTTCATTATATAAAAATGATTTGATTTTGTTGCAAAAAAAAGATATGCAAGAAGCTGAATTTGCTTACTATAATGGTTTTGATATAGATAGTTCTCGTATAAATATTAAAAAACACGATAATAAATTTGAAAATTTAACATCTAATCAAAAATTATTATTTACAAATAAAGAAAAAAACAGAACAGGAATTCAAAATTTAAAAATATTTGAAAAATATATTGTAACTCCACTTGGAAACAAAATAAAAGCAGATTTTCAACCAAGACAAAATATTTCTTTAAAATCAAGTAAAAAAAATGGCTTATGA
- the traN gene encoding conjugal transfer protein TraN: MLKIITILILGLYFIEGASDIEDEDTQVGINDANNNGWEDDGSCGGQIFIFNGKDNRCRSKDKFFGLTGGGCCDKDKVFIGLVPCKEDEKKLAKLNKQNRCVEIGEYCSKKIKFIGCIQHKKTHCCFNSKLARIFNEQGRPQIKRGWGSPKSPDCRGFTPEEFQKLDFSEIDLSEFIADIVGSIDVDKIQADSIKIQEKIESNLENLTRKPAN, translated from the coding sequence ATGCTTAAAATAATAACTATTTTGATTTTGGGATTGTATTTTATAGAAGGTGCTAGCGATATTGAAGATGAGGATACTCAAGTTGGTATTAATGACGCAAACAACAATGGCTGGGAAGATGATGGTTCTTGTGGAGGACAAATTTTTATCTTTAATGGAAAAGATAATAGATGTCGCTCTAAAGACAAATTTTTTGGCTTAACTGGTGGTGGTTGCTGTGATAAAGATAAAGTATTTATAGGGCTTGTACCTTGTAAAGAAGATGAAAAAAAGTTAGCAAAACTCAATAAGCAAAATAGATGTGTTGAAATAGGTGAATATTGCTCTAAAAAAATTAAATTTATAGGTTGTATTCAGCATAAAAAAACACATTGTTGTTTTAATTCAAAATTAGCAAGAATATTTAATGAGCAAGGACGCCCACAAATTAAAAGAGGGTGGGGTTCTCCAAAGAGTCCTGATTGTAGAGGATTTACTCCAGAAGAATTTCAAAAGTTAGACTTTAGCGAAATAGATTTAAGTGAATTTATTGCTGATATTGTTGGAAGTATTGATGTAGATAAGATACAAGCTGATTCTATAAAAATACAAGAAAAGATTGAAAGCAATCTTGAGAATTTAACAAGAAAACCTGCTAATTAA
- a CDS encoding DNA translocase FtsK gives MFVVLNDFFGKIGSLILVILLLVFAFSISFPQVIKEIFKIELDFDFYLKLETLMKNKIFGFFGGDKYENETKEEQEKLKQELLIKEKIEKDKESNELLKQETQENKKFNLEDLKNQELEEVTINEEDKKLGTSYIYELSEPIANFAQKASKINTKENKMTPEEYLSKYKNKSEDIYTQTLISKNLDEPSYKRRNIDLNEEKEQEIEENFLFAKELKEREQMLQKAKLLEEYKALQKEKILEELSEDFKKIEELNAIEAQKEVEFKKIQDKTSFLGVKDFKDEDFIPQNETKELDFSEDEFTKPISIEELRSKKSSESSFVVEKIQNTAIYDILDDNIQKPLVEDFEGKIHHSITNEVSENKALLKDLDFGNFEKPKDFSLPPLDFLTMSKEDKSEIDEEEIDRKIYDLLEKLRRFKIGGDVVRTYTGPVVTTFEFRPAADVKVSKILSLQDDLAMALKAQTIRIQAPIPGKDVVGIEVPNEKINTIYLREILESEVFKNSSSPLTIALGKDIVGDPFVTDLKKLPHLLIAGTTGSGKSVGINSMLLSLLYRNSPKTLRLMMIDPKMLEFSIYNDIPHLLTPVITDPKKAVNALSNMVAEMERRYRLMAEAKTKNIENYNEKIKEQGGEILPFIVVIIDELADLMMTAGKDVEFYIGRLAQMARASGIHLIVATQRPSVDVVTGVVKANLPSRISYKVGQKIDSKVILDSMGAESLLGRGDCLFTPPGVSGLVRLHAPFASESEIENIVEFLKAQQVVEYDESFLKDDNQDSVYRKSEFNDSDLDELYEEAKAVILEDKKTSISYLQRRLKIGYNRAANIIEQLSQTGILSEPDAKGQREIL, from the coding sequence ATGTTTGTTGTGTTAAATGATTTTTTTGGAAAAATAGGAAGTTTGATTTTGGTAATCTTACTTTTAGTTTTTGCTTTTAGTATTTCTTTTCCACAAGTGATAAAAGAAATTTTTAAAATAGAATTAGATTTTGATTTTTATTTAAAACTTGAAACTTTAATGAAAAACAAAATATTTGGTTTCTTTGGTGGCGATAAGTATGAAAATGAAACAAAGGAAGAACAAGAAAAACTTAAACAAGAACTTTTAATCAAAGAAAAAATAGAAAAAGATAAAGAGTCAAACGAATTATTAAAACAAGAAACACAAGAAAATAAAAAATTTAATCTTGAAGATTTAAAAAATCAAGAATTAGAAGAAGTGACAATTAACGAAGAAGATAAAAAATTAGGGACAAGTTATATCTATGAACTTTCAGAACCTATTGCAAATTTTGCTCAAAAAGCAAGTAAAATAAATACAAAGGAAAATAAAATGACCCCTGAAGAGTATTTATCAAAATATAAAAACAAAAGTGAAGATATTTATACTCAAACTTTAATAAGCAAGAATTTAGATGAACCAAGTTATAAAAGACGTAATATAGATTTAAATGAAGAAAAAGAACAAGAAATAGAAGAAAATTTTTTATTTGCTAAAGAACTTAAAGAGCGTGAACAGATGTTGCAAAAAGCGAAGTTGTTAGAAGAATATAAAGCTTTGCAAAAAGAAAAAATTTTAGAAGAATTAAGCGAAGATTTTAAAAAAATTGAAGAATTAAATGCTATTGAGGCTCAAAAAGAAGTTGAATTTAAAAAAATTCAAGATAAAACAAGTTTTTTAGGGGTTAAAGACTTTAAAGATGAAGATTTTATCCCGCAAAATGAAACAAAAGAATTGGATTTTAGTGAAGATGAATTTACTAAACCTATAAGCATAGAAGAATTAAGAAGCAAAAAATCCTCTGAAAGTTCTTTTGTAGTAGAAAAAATACAAAACACAGCCATATATGATATTTTAGATGATAATATTCAAAAACCTTTAGTGGAAGATTTTGAAGGTAAAATTCATCATTCTATCACCAATGAAGTAAGTGAAAATAAAGCTTTATTAAAAGATCTTGATTTTGGAAATTTTGAAAAACCAAAAGATTTTTCTTTACCTCCTTTGGACTTTCTAACTATGTCAAAAGAAGATAAAAGTGAAATTGATGAAGAGGAAATCGATAGAAAAATTTATGATTTACTTGAAAAGTTAAGACGTTTTAAGATAGGTGGAGATGTAGTAAGAACTTACACAGGACCCGTTGTAACTACTTTTGAATTTCGTCCAGCAGCTGATGTTAAAGTGAGTAAGATTTTATCTTTACAAGATGATTTGGCAATGGCTTTAAAGGCTCAAACAATAAGAATTCAAGCTCCAATCCCAGGAAAAGATGTAGTAGGTATAGAAGTGCCAAATGAAAAAATCAATACTATTTATTTAAGAGAAATTTTAGAAAGTGAAGTGTTTAAAAATTCAAGTTCGCCATTAACCATAGCCTTGGGTAAAGATATAGTAGGTGATCCTTTTGTAACTGATCTTAAGAAACTTCCTCATCTTTTGATAGCAGGAACTACAGGAAGTGGTAAAAGTGTGGGAATTAATTCTATGCTTTTATCTTTGCTTTATAGAAATTCGCCAAAAACTTTAAGACTTATGATGATAGATCCTAAAATGCTTGAATTTAGTATTTATAATGATATACCGCATTTACTTACTCCAGTTATCACAGATCCTAAAAAGGCTGTAAATGCTTTATCAAATATGGTAGCTGAAATGGAGCGAAGGTATCGTTTGATGGCTGAAGCAAAAACTAAAAATATAGAAAATTACAATGAAAAAATCAAAGAACAAGGTGGAGAAATCTTACCATTTATTGTAGTGATTATTGATGAATTAGCTGATTTAATGATGACTGCAGGCAAAGATGTGGAGTTTTATATAGGTCGTTTGGCTCAAATGGCAAGAGCTAGTGGAATTCACTTAATCGTAGCTACACAACGCCCTTCAGTGGATGTGGTTACTGGAGTTGTAAAAGCAAATTTACCAAGTAGAATTTCTTATAAAGTAGGACAAAAGATAGATTCTAAGGTTATATTAGATTCTATGGGTGCTGAAAGCTTATTAGGGCGTGGAGATTGTTTATTTACCCCTCCTGGAGTAAGTGGACTTGTGCGTTTGCATGCGCCTTTTGCAAGTGAGAGTGAAATAGAAAATATAGTAGAGTTTTTAAAAGCTCAGCAAGTGGTAGAATATGATGAAAGCTTTTTAAAAGATGATAATCAAGATAGTGTTTATAGAAAAAGCGAATTTAATGATAGTGATTTAGATGAGCTTTACGAAGAAGCCAAGGCTGTGATTTTAGAAGATAAAAAAACAAGTATTTCTTATTTACAAAGACGATTAAAAATAGGCTATAACCGTGCTGCAAATATTATAGAACAACTTTCACAAACAGGTATTTTGAGTGAGCCTGATGCAAAAGGGCAAAGAGAAATTTTATAA
- a CDS encoding permease, which yields MKDYGIYGVFIAAFIGVLLYMNCTAMIPIALALTTSGIPLSVMMSFLIAGAGCSLPELVLLKRFFKTSFLVLFASAIVFIAICFGLLMFYI from the coding sequence ATGAAAGATTATGGAATTTATGGTGTGTTTATAGCTGCTTTTATAGGGGTTTTACTTTATATGAATTGTACTGCTATGATACCTATTGCTCTAGCTTTAACAACTAGTGGCATTCCACTTAGTGTAATGATGAGTTTTTTGATAGCTGGAGCAGGGTGTTCTTTACCAGAACTTGTATTGTTAAAAAGATTTTTTAAAACAAGTTTTTTAGTATTATTTGCTAGTGCAATTGTTTTTATAGCAATTTGTTTTGGACTTTTAATGTTTTATATATAA
- the cas2 gene encoding CRISPR-associated endonuclease Cas2, whose protein sequence is MIEDKFMRVLLMFDVPTKSKKEQKNASKFRTSLIKLGFFMMQFSVYVKICKGLTSAKTTIKSIEKILPPYGNIRVLTITEKQFDNMQILLGGVSFNEKMNDDKNLVLFEYDEKSKEFKYGNEKISKEKKKTKFIQPSLFEF, encoded by the coding sequence ATGATAGAAGATAAATTTATGAGAGTTTTATTGATGTTTGATGTTCCTACTAAAAGCAAAAAGGAACAAAAAAATGCGAGTAAATTTAGAACTTCATTAATAAAACTTGGATTTTTTATGATGCAATTTAGTGTATATGTAAAAATTTGCAAAGGATTAACTTCGGCAAAAACAACGATAAAATCTATAGAAAAAATTTTACCACCTTATGGAAATATAAGAGTTTTGACCATAACAGAAAAACAGTTTGATAATATGCAAATTCTTTTAGGTGGGGTTTCTTTTAATGAAAAAATGAATGATGATAAAAATCTAGTTTTATTTGAATATGATGAAAAAAGTAAAGAATTTAAGTATGGCAATGAAAAAATAAGCAAAGAAAAGAAAAAAACTAAGTTTATACAACCTAGTTTGTTTGAATTTTAA